Sequence from the uncultured Draconibacterium sp. genome:
GGTTTCCGAAGGAACAGTATTAACCATATCTGCAAAACCGGATAAGAACTTTGCACTGGATGCGGTTTACTACTCTGTAAAAGGAATGTGGGGCGATATGTAACACGAATGTATGGCATCGTCCTACGAGGTGGTGATCAACCAGGATACAAAACTGGGCGCATCGTTTATCGAAAAAGATGAAGTAAACCACCTGATGGTTGCTCAAAATATTCCGTATGCCAAACCAGGCGTTAAACAATTAAAATACGATGTATTTGCCCCGGAAGGTGCCCGTAACCTGCCTTGTATTATTATCATTCATGGGGGAGGCTGGATTTGGAATACCGAAGATATTATGCGCGGAATGGCCCGCGAATTAACAAAAGACGGCAAATATGTTGTTTTTAGTATTGATTATCGTTGGGCAGGAAACAGCGATGGCGACGAGGTTGGAAATACCATGGCCGACATCATTGGTGATGTGTTTGGCGCCATTGCCCACATTATGGAACACGCAGCAGATTATGGTGGCGACCCAACCCGAATCGCTGTAACCGGCGACAGCGCCGGAGGTCATTTATCGGCAGTGGCCGGAACCATGCCCAACAAAATTGGCGACGGAGGTTTTGGCAAAACCGAAGGCGTGTTTGAGTTTATGCCGTCGTATATTCCAAAAAATAAAACGGTTGACCAGGTGCGTTCTGAAATGATGAAGGCTATTAAAGCGGCTGCACCAAGTTACGGTGTATTTGGTAGCGACAGGCTGAATCATTATTCCGAAGATCCGAAAGCCGACGATACCTGGAAAGAAGCAATTGCGCCATTGAGCAATATCCCGAATGCAGAGGAGCGTAAAATTCCGCATTACCTTACCCGCGGAACAAAAGACGCTTTAATACCCGACGATGGCGTTAAACGTTATGTTGATGCTTTGGTGGAAGCCGGACAACGGGTGCAGTATGTACAGGTAGGCGGTGCCGGACATGCTTTCTTCGATTGGAAACCGGACGACCGGACCAAAGCAACATTTAAAAAATACGGTGTTTATTACGTCAACGAAATGGAGACTTTCTTCAATTCGGTGTTTTATCCGAGAAACTAACTAACGCTAATAATACCACAGGCAGTTTATTCTCATTATGAATAAGCTGCTTTTTTTGTGATCAACATGTTGAAATTTGTATCTTGCTCCATCAACGAAGTGATACTAAATATTTAATTATGAATTTCCGGAAATCTCAACTATTAGTTGTTGTTGCAGTAATGTTAGCGGCAATTTCGTGTAAGCAAAAACCAAAAGAGGTAAATAACGAATTTACCGGATCGGCAAGTTGTATCGAGTGTCACGAGAACTTCTATAAGCTTTGGGAACCATCGTATCACGCACAGGCAATGATGCCGATAAACGCGGCCTTTATGGCAGAGCATCAGTTACCCGATAGCGAACCCATTGACGTGGAAGGGCACCTGTTTCAGGTGGAGTTTAAAGATTCAACCATGGTATTGTACGAGCGCGATGGCAACGAACTGCTAAAAACCTACGACGTAATTTGGGCAATGGGCGGACATAATGTGTATACTTTCCTTACACCCTTTGAGAAAGGGAAACTGCAGAATATTCCGCTGGCTTTTGATGCCAACCGCAAAGAGTGGTTTAATTACCCCATGGCCGGTATGCGCCATTTTGGTGGAGATATGCCCGATGATGAAGCATTACCCTGGAAAGACGATATGTTTGCCTTTAACACCGGTTGCTACAGCTGTCACATCAGCCAGTTGAGTACCAACTTCGATTTGGCAACCGATACCTATCATACCACCTGGAAGGAACCCGGAATTAATTGCGAAACCTGTCACGGACCGGCAGGCGAGCACGTGCGTATTTTCAAAGCATTAAAAGAAGGCGAGGAAGCCGATGAGCTGGGGCTGATAAGTACAAAAGTATTTACACAGGAGCAGCATGTGGCATCCTGTTCGCCTTGTCATGCGAAAATGAATCCTATTACACCAAGTTACATGCCCGGCGATAAGTATTTCGATAACTATAACCTGACTACGCTGGAGGATCGTGACTTTTATCCCGATGGCCGTTCATTGGGAGAGAATTACACCCTGACCGAGTGGATGATGAACCCGTGTGCCGAAAATAGCGAGCTGCATTGTGTTACCTGTCATACGTCAAGTGGCCGTGATCGAAATAAGGATAATCCTAACCAGGCTTGTTTGAAATGCCATAATAACCGCACCGAAGATTTGGAAACGCATACCGGGCATCCGGCTTCGGCAGGGCTAACCTGCCTGAGTTGTCACATGCCAAAGCGCGAGTTTGTTGGCCGCTTTCTGCGTAGCGATCACTCGTTCCGTCCGCCAATGCCTGAGGCTACCATTAAGTTTGGTTCGCCAAATGCCTGTAATTTGTGTCATAAAGATAAATCGCCCGAGTGGGCCAATAAAATTGTAAAGGCGCGCCCAAATGGCAATTACCAGGAAGAAACCTTACGATGGGCACAACTGATAAAAGAAGCCCGCGACATGAAATGGGAAAATGTGGATAAGATGTTCGCAACCATCCGCAATCCAAAAACCGATGATGTAGTGGCCAATTCACTTATCCGTTTGTTGGGAAATTATCCCGACGCATCGAAAGCCGGTGTGCTGATTGATGCTTTGAGTAACGAATCGGAACTGGTGCGCTCGTCGGCGGCGTACGGTTTGGGAGGCATATTTACCGATGAAGTGAAAACGGCCTTACTGAAAGCTTGTCAGGATGATATTCGTTTGGTGCGCATACAGGCCGCCAATGCCATTTTAACTTTCCCTCAGGATGAGTTTACCGCAGAAGAACAAACAATAATTGCCGCTGCCGAAAAGGAATATGTAACATCGATGACTTCGCGCCAGGACAACTGGAGCAATCACTATAACCTTGGTTTGTATCATCAGAACAAAGGAGAAGCAACAGAAGCTTTGAATTCGTACGAAACAGCTGCCCGTTTATATCCTCCGGCGGTATTGCCGTTAATCAACAGCAGTGTATTGTATTCGTATGTGGGCAACAACGAAAAAGCCGAGGAGAATCTGAAGAAAGTACTGGAATACGAGCCAAAGAACGAAGCTGCCAACCTGAACCTGGGCTTACTGCTGGCCGAGCAGGGACGATTGGATGAAGCCGAAAAGGCCTTACGAACAGCGCTGGAAGCCAATCCCGAAAACCAACCCGTTGCCGCCAAAAACCTGAGTGTGATTGTAGCGCAGCACGGCGATTTGGCCGGAGCGGTAAAATATGCCGAATTGGCCTATAAAGCACGGCCCGAAAATCCTGATTACGGGTATACGCTGGCGTATTATCAAATGCAAAACGGACAGACTTCGACTGCTAAAAAAACCTTGGAAAAAGTGATCAGCAAATCGCCCGAATACCTTTCTGCAACAGGTTATCTGGCGCAGATTTATCTGCAGGAAGGCAACAAAGACAAAGCGCTGCAATTGTATAAAAATGCACTAAAGGTTGAAGGTATCTCGGAACAAGACCGGGCAAGCATCCAACAATCGATAAGCATGTTGCAGCAAAGTATGTAAGGGAGCATATTTTATTAATCACAATTTATTAAATCTTTTTTGCTAAGCTTTTAACTCTGAACGCAAAACTGCCGTGTAGGTACTTTCCCAAATATCTTCGTCATTCTAATAGAAACAATCAAATCCGGAGATCATGAAAAGAATATATCTGTTAACAATCGTTCTGTTGCTGTCTGCTGCTGTTTATGCGCAGGAAACGATCATTCCCATTTCAACCAACGACAACCTGATGTTGTTGCAAACATCACGCGACGGCCGTTTAAATACCGTGTATTTTGGCGAACCGCTGGCCAATGAATCGGAGTATGCCGCGGTGGCACGAGGTTACAATCTAAGCGATAACAACAGTGCAATTAACAATGCCACGTACACCTCATCCGGTACCTGGAACCTGGTGGAGCCGGCTATTGAGGTGATTCAAAGTGATGGAAATACTTCGCTGGAGTTGAAATATGTGAGCCATTCTGCCGAAACGACTTCGGATAATGCGGTGCTGACGACCATTGTTTTGGAAGATGCACAATACCAGTTTCAGGTGAAGCTTTTTTACAAGGCGTGGACCAAAGAGAATGTGATTGAACAATGGACCGAGATACAACACAACCAGGATGATGCCGTAACGCTGAAAAAGTTTGCATCGGCCAACCTGTTTTTTACCGGCAATGAGTTTTACCTTACCAGTTATGGCAACGAGTGGGCAAAAGAAATGCAGCGCAACGAGGAAAAACTGACCCGCGGAATAAAGTCAATCGACTCGAAACTGGGAACACGTGCTTTTTTGCTGCAGTCGCCCAATTTTATCCTTTCGTTTGATGGCAAAGCTGCCGAGAACAACGGAACAGTGGTGTTGGGGCAGTTGGCGTGGAGCTCGAACTTTCGTTATGATTTTGAAGTAGATCCGCAGAGCAATGTGCGTTTTATTGCCGGCATTAATCCGTTTGCATCGGAATATGAATTACAGCCGGGCGAAGTGTTTAAAACGCCCGGGTTGGTTTATGTGGTGTCGCACAAAGGCACCGGCGAAGCCAGCCGAAACCTGCACAGCTGGGCACGCGATTACCGTGTTCTGGATGGCAACGGCGAACGCCTTACACTGCTGAACAACTGGGAGGCGACTTACTTCGATTTTGATGAAGACAAGCTTACCGCCCTGTTTAAAGATGCCAAAGAACTGGGTGTTGATTTGTTTTTGCTCGACGATGGCTGGTTTGCCAACAAATACCCGCGCAACGGCGACAATGCAGGTTTGGGCGACTGGCAGGAAAACAAAAAGAAACTGCCGCACGGAATTGGTTACCTGGTGGAAGAAGCTACAAAGGAGGGTGTAAAATTTGGTATTTGGATTGAGCCGGAGATGGTAAATCCGAAAAGTGAATTGTATGAGAATCATATCGATTGGGTGATACGTCAGCCGGAGCGCCCCGAGAAATATTTCCGTAACCAGCTGGTGTTGGATCTGTCGAACCCAGAAGTGCAGGACTTTGTTTTTGGCGTGGTGGATAACTTACTGACAGAAAATCCGGAGCTGGCTTTTATTAAGTGGGATTGCAACTCGGTAATTTACAATGCACACTCGGCGTATCTCGAAAAAGAGGGTATTCCGCAAACGCACATTTACACCGAATACACCAAGGGCCTGTACAATGTAATGGAACGCGTGCGGGAGAAATTCCCGAAAGTGCCGATTATGATGTGCTCGGGTGGTGGCGGCCGCGGCGATTACGAGTTGTTTAAATACTTTACCGAGTTTTGGCCCAGCGACGATACCGATCCGCTGGAGCGCGTGTTTATGCAGTGGAATTATTCGTATTTCTTTCCTTCGATCGTTACCGATTGCCACGTTACCGACTGGAGCGATCTTCCGCTAAAATATCGTGTTGATGTGGCCAGCATGGGTAAACTGGGTTTCGATATTGTGGCTCACGAGCTCAGCGAAAACGATATGAAATTTGCCAAACAGGCCGTGCAGAATTATCACTCGTTTAAAGATGTGGTGTGGCATGGCGATATGTACCGTCTGGTAAGTCCGTACGAAAACGATTTTGCCTCGCTGATGTATGTAAACAAGGAAAAGAGCAGGGCAGTGGTGTTTAACTACCTCTCGAATTTCAGGTACAAACAAACGGCCTCTGTGCTTCCTGTTAAGTTTGCCGGCCTCAATCCTGCCAAACAATACACTGTAAAAGAACTAAATGTTTACCCGGGACGCCGCTCGTGGATCGATTCAGATAAAGTATATTCCGGCGATTTTCTTATGAAAGTGGGCATTAATCCGCACGTTACGCTGCGCAGTACCAGCGTGGTGTTGGAGGTGAATGAGGTGGAGTAATTATGTTGAAGATGCTGGAATAGAAAAAGGCTTTCGCAAATAGCATCTAATCCTCCGCCCGTCTACCGACGGACACCTCCTTTAAATAAAGGAGGACGCGGCTGCTGTCCCCCTTGGCGAAGGGGGAATTAAAGGGGGATTGATTTTCGTTTCAAGACAAACTATTCTTATTCGAAATCTGAGAATCCCGATGATATTTATTATTTTGCCGGCAATTCTTCCCGGGCAAAAGAATAGAAAAAGAGAACGATTATGGACCGAAAAAAGCATTGGGAAGAGATCTATCAAAGCAAAGATACCGCGGAGGTGAGCTGGTTTCAGGCTTCACCAACAACATCGCTACAATTTGTGAAGGAGTTTAAACTGCCCCTGTCGGCACGAATTATTGACGTGGGCGGCGGCGACAGTTTTATGGTGGATCGTTTACTGGAAATGGGTTATAGCAACATTACCGTTCTCGATATCTCTGAAACAGCCATTAAAAAGGCACAGCAGAGATTAGGTGAAAAAGCCAAAACGGTAAAATGGATAGTTGCTGATGCGGCAGGATTTCAGCCAAAAGAAACCTACGATTTCTGGCACGACAGGGCTGCCTTTCATTTTTTAACCGGCAAGCAGGAGATCCGTAACTATGTCGATACCATCCGTTCGTTTGTTAAGCCGGGTGGTTACCTGGTGTTGGGAACCTTCTCGGAACAAGGCCCGACAAAATGCAGCGGCATAGAAATAAAACAGTACTCGGAAAATACAATGACCAGTCTGTTAACTGATTTCTTTAATAAAATCAGGTGTATTACCGTCGATCATAAAACACCTTTTAATACCCTTCAGAATTTTATTTTCTGCAGTTTCCAAAGATTGGCGATGTAAGTCTTGTCTTTAGTCACTTGTCATTAGCCAATACTGCGCCGCTGGTGCCGGGCTAAAGCCCGAGGTAGTTGCCCAGGATTAACCCCGGGCTTAAGCCTGGGGTTAGTGAACTCCCGCCCCAAAATGGGCTTTAGCCCTTACTTTTGTATTCCCATTCTTTTCGCCAAAGCCATATTGTTTTTGTTAAACAGAATAGTAACTTTAAACAAAAAAGAATCAACGACCAAGCAATGGAGATACCAAAATTTCATGAGACATTTATACCAATTTTGAAGGTACTAGAAAATGGCGAAACTCTCAAAACAAGAGAAATGTATAAAAAAGTCATTGAACAATACTATTCTGGACTTTCAAAAGAGCAATTAGAACAGACAACTAAAAGTGGAGACATTCTGATAATAAACCGAATTGCTTGGGGTAAATCATATCTAAAAAAGGGTGGTTATATCGAATTTCCCAAAAGAGGATTGGTAAAAATTACTGAGAAAGGGAAGAAGTATAGTACAACGGAATTGACATTGAAGCAAGTTGAAAATTCTGAAAACTACCTAGAGTTTTATAATCAAGAAAACTCTAAAAAGGATTCGACTCCTTCGGTAATTGAAAATGCATCGCCTCAAGACTTGATCGACGAAGGTTTTAACCAAATAGATATTCAAGTTAAAGATGAATTGCTAGAGAGACTGAAGGAAATAGATCCATTTTATTTTGAGAAAGTAATTCTCATTTTGCTCAAAAAAATGGGTTATGGTGATTTTGTTGAAACAGCTAAAACTGGAGATGGCGGAATTGATGGTATAATCAATGAGGACAAACTTGGATTGGATAAAATTTATATTCAAGCCAAACGATATGGAGAAAATAAAGTTCGAGAAAAGGACATCCGTAATTTTATTGGAGCAATGAGCGGAGACACTCAGAAAGGTGTATTCGTTACCACGTCATCCTTTGATGCAAGAGCAACTAAAAAGGCTCATGATGCGCATCATACGATTATTTTGATTGATGGATTAAAGTTAGTTGATCTTATGCATCAGTATAATGTAGGTATCCAAGTCAAAGCAGTATATGAAGTGAAAGAATTGGACAATGATTTCTTTGAATAAAATAATTAATTGGAAGTTTTATGGCTAATCGGTGGGGAATACCAACGGATGTTGAGGCGATTGTAAGAAAAAGGGATACTAAATGTGTTTATTGCGGAATAGTATTTTCATCTGATAACAACTCTCGGAAAGACAAACCATCTTGGGAACATATTGTAAATGACATAAGAATTAATGGGACTGATAATATAGCTCTTTGTTGTATGTCATGTAATGCAAGTAAAGGTTCGAAATTACTTGTGGATTGGTTTGAAAGTGATTACTGCAAGAAAAAAGAAATCACGGTTGATTCTGTTGATGAAGTCGTAAAAGTGGCACTAAAGAATCCACCTAAACTGATTAATAAGAAATAACAATTCAAAACCCCGCTCGCGCCTCCCGAAGTTTCGGGACGCACCAGCGGAGCCACCAACTCTTACCTTCTCTTCCGTCTAAATCCCGGGTTTTGATTACCACGTTTTTTGTTCCGGTTTTCAAAAAACTCCTGTCGTTTACGTTTTTTTTCTGCTTCAAACTCTTTCTTTTCGCTGGCGTTCATCGGCTTGTCGGTCTGCGGAAAAGGATTGTTGCCGGCTACATCGATTTTTAGTTTTATCAACTTTTCAATGTCTTTCACGTAAGCATTTTCTTCCGGTTCGCAAAGCGATAGTGCCACACCTTCTTCGCCGGCCCGGCCACATC
This genomic interval carries:
- a CDS encoding alpha/beta hydrolase; translation: MASSYEVVINQDTKLGASFIEKDEVNHLMVAQNIPYAKPGVKQLKYDVFAPEGARNLPCIIIIHGGGWIWNTEDIMRGMARELTKDGKYVVFSIDYRWAGNSDGDEVGNTMADIIGDVFGAIAHIMEHAADYGGDPTRIAVTGDSAGGHLSAVAGTMPNKIGDGGFGKTEGVFEFMPSYIPKNKTVDQVRSEMMKAIKAAAPSYGVFGSDRLNHYSEDPKADDTWKEAIAPLSNIPNAEERKIPHYLTRGTKDALIPDDGVKRYVDALVEAGQRVQYVQVGGAGHAFFDWKPDDRTKATFKKYGVYYVNEMETFFNSVFYPRN
- a CDS encoding ammonia-forming cytochrome c nitrite reductase subunit c552 is translated as MNFRKSQLLVVVAVMLAAISCKQKPKEVNNEFTGSASCIECHENFYKLWEPSYHAQAMMPINAAFMAEHQLPDSEPIDVEGHLFQVEFKDSTMVLYERDGNELLKTYDVIWAMGGHNVYTFLTPFEKGKLQNIPLAFDANRKEWFNYPMAGMRHFGGDMPDDEALPWKDDMFAFNTGCYSCHISQLSTNFDLATDTYHTTWKEPGINCETCHGPAGEHVRIFKALKEGEEADELGLISTKVFTQEQHVASCSPCHAKMNPITPSYMPGDKYFDNYNLTTLEDRDFYPDGRSLGENYTLTEWMMNPCAENSELHCVTCHTSSGRDRNKDNPNQACLKCHNNRTEDLETHTGHPASAGLTCLSCHMPKREFVGRFLRSDHSFRPPMPEATIKFGSPNACNLCHKDKSPEWANKIVKARPNGNYQEETLRWAQLIKEARDMKWENVDKMFATIRNPKTDDVVANSLIRLLGNYPDASKAGVLIDALSNESELVRSSAAYGLGGIFTDEVKTALLKACQDDIRLVRIQAANAILTFPQDEFTAEEQTIIAAAEKEYVTSMTSRQDNWSNHYNLGLYHQNKGEATEALNSYETAARLYPPAVLPLINSSVLYSYVGNNEKAEENLKKVLEYEPKNEAANLNLGLLLAEQGRLDEAEKALRTALEANPENQPVAAKNLSVIVAQHGDLAGAVKYAELAYKARPENPDYGYTLAYYQMQNGQTSTAKKTLEKVISKSPEYLSATGYLAQIYLQEGNKDKALQLYKNALKVEGISEQDRASIQQSISMLQQSM
- a CDS encoding alpha-galactosidase, with the protein product MKRIYLLTIVLLLSAAVYAQETIIPISTNDNLMLLQTSRDGRLNTVYFGEPLANESEYAAVARGYNLSDNNSAINNATYTSSGTWNLVEPAIEVIQSDGNTSLELKYVSHSAETTSDNAVLTTIVLEDAQYQFQVKLFYKAWTKENVIEQWTEIQHNQDDAVTLKKFASANLFFTGNEFYLTSYGNEWAKEMQRNEEKLTRGIKSIDSKLGTRAFLLQSPNFILSFDGKAAENNGTVVLGQLAWSSNFRYDFEVDPQSNVRFIAGINPFASEYELQPGEVFKTPGLVYVVSHKGTGEASRNLHSWARDYRVLDGNGERLTLLNNWEATYFDFDEDKLTALFKDAKELGVDLFLLDDGWFANKYPRNGDNAGLGDWQENKKKLPHGIGYLVEEATKEGVKFGIWIEPEMVNPKSELYENHIDWVIRQPERPEKYFRNQLVLDLSNPEVQDFVFGVVDNLLTENPELAFIKWDCNSVIYNAHSAYLEKEGIPQTHIYTEYTKGLYNVMERVREKFPKVPIMMCSGGGGRGDYELFKYFTEFWPSDDTDPLERVFMQWNYSYFFPSIVTDCHVTDWSDLPLKYRVDVASMGKLGFDIVAHELSENDMKFAKQAVQNYHSFKDVVWHGDMYRLVSPYENDFASLMYVNKEKSRAVVFNYLSNFRYKQTASVLPVKFAGLNPAKQYTVKELNVYPGRRSWIDSDKVYSGDFLMKVGINPHVTLRSTSVVLEVNEVE
- a CDS encoding class I SAM-dependent methyltransferase, whose protein sequence is MDRKKHWEEIYQSKDTAEVSWFQASPTTSLQFVKEFKLPLSARIIDVGGGDSFMVDRLLEMGYSNITVLDISETAIKKAQQRLGEKAKTVKWIVADAAGFQPKETYDFWHDRAAFHFLTGKQEIRNYVDTIRSFVKPGGYLVLGTFSEQGPTKCSGIEIKQYSENTMTSLLTDFFNKIRCITVDHKTPFNTLQNFIFCSFQRLAM
- a CDS encoding restriction endonuclease, with the protein product MEIPKFHETFIPILKVLENGETLKTREMYKKVIEQYYSGLSKEQLEQTTKSGDILIINRIAWGKSYLKKGGYIEFPKRGLVKITEKGKKYSTTELTLKQVENSENYLEFYNQENSKKDSTPSVIENASPQDLIDEGFNQIDIQVKDELLERLKEIDPFYFEKVILILLKKMGYGDFVETAKTGDGGIDGIINEDKLGLDKIYIQAKRYGENKVREKDIRNFIGAMSGDTQKGVFVTTSSFDARATKKAHDAHHTIILIDGLKLVDLMHQYNVGIQVKAVYEVKELDNDFFE